The proteins below come from a single Canis aureus isolate CA01 chromosome 14, VMU_Caureus_v.1.0, whole genome shotgun sequence genomic window:
- the LYNX1 gene encoding ly-6/neurotoxin-like protein 1, producing MGPLLTLFLVALVGLPLAQALDCHVCAYNGENCFNPVHCPAMVTYCMTTRTYYTPTRMKVSKSCVPSCFETVYDGYSKHASTTSCCQYDLCNGAGLAIPGTLALTPILLATLWGLL from the exons ATGGGGCCCCTGCTAACCCTGTTCCTGGTGGCCCTGGTGGGCCTCCCACTGG cccaggcTCTGGACTGCCACGTGTGCGCCTACAACGGAGAGAACTGCTTCAACCCCGTCCACTGCCCGGCCATGGTCACCTACTGCATGACCACGCGCACTT ACTACACCCCGACCAGGATGAAGGTGAGCAAGTCCTGCGTGCCCAGCTGCTTCGAGACCGTGTACGATGGTTACTCCAAGCACGCCTCTACCACCTCCTGCTGCCAGTACGACCTCTGTAACGGCGCTGGCCTCGCCATCCCCGGAACCCTGGCCCTGACCCCCATACTCCTGGCTACCCTCTGGGGTCTGCTCTGA